One genomic segment of Kordiimonas sp. SCSIO 12603 includes these proteins:
- a CDS encoding NADAR family protein, whose translation MAIFFNTRLDSYEGFRTTSEHAVELDGTHWRSVEHYVQAQRFKCETTREEIRTADYAFEAKSLARTRPDALRHDWEDVRDEIMEIANRAKFSKHKQLAEKLKETEDEELIEASPMSRYWGAGADGLGRNRLGEILMKIRDELREPLPSLGG comes from the coding sequence ATGGCAATCTTTTTCAATACGCGTTTAGACAGTTACGAAGGTTTTAGAACAACTTCAGAGCATGCTGTTGAACTGGATGGTACACATTGGCGCAGCGTTGAACATTATGTTCAGGCACAGCGATTCAAATGTGAAACAACGCGTGAGGAAATCAGAACAGCTGACTATGCGTTCGAAGCAAAATCTCTGGCACGTACACGCCCTGACGCCTTAAGGCATGATTGGGAAGATGTGCGCGATGAGATCATGGAAATCGCAAATCGTGCAAAGTTTTCAAAGCACAAGCAGTTGGCTGAAAAACTGAAAGAAACCGAAGATGAGGAACTGATCGAAGCCTCCCCTATGAGCCGTTATTGGGGCGCAGGCGCTGATGGTTTGGGCCGTAATAGGCTTGGTGAAATATTGATGAAAATCCGTGATGAGCTTAGGGAACCGTTACCCTCGCTCGGTGGATAG